One Pseudoliparis swirei isolate HS2019 ecotype Mariana Trench chromosome 4, NWPU_hadal_v1, whole genome shotgun sequence genomic window carries:
- the spg7 gene encoding paraplegin, which produces MSALLLQHRTGLCRKYSAGLLWTLSRQNSRVSTKHALFRGDHVRKMLCSKPERPLTGPPQGLMESLLHRPLGPGMVGMSKELIRNNLLRNPVGLVNLLGSINFFSTSQSKQEKDKSSGPKGKIPEENEEEKKRREQDDQMYRERLRTLFIIALVMSVLNSINTSGGNISWNDFFNEMLAKGEVSRIQVVPESDIVEIYLHPGAVIFGRPRLALMYRMQVANIDKFEEKLRAAEEELLINAKDRIQVSYKRTGFFGNAVYALGMAAIGVAILWYIFRLAGLGGKDGGFSAFNQLKMAKFTIVDSKSGKGVRFKDVAGLHEAKIEIKEFVDYLKNPERYLKLGAKVPKGSLLLGPPGCGKTLLAKAVATEAQVPFLAMAGSEFVEIIGGLGAARVRSLFKEARSRAPCIVYIDEIDAVGKKRSTNMSGFSNTEEEQTLNQLLVEMDGMGTTDHVIVLASTNRADVLDNALTRPGRLDRHIFIDFPTLLERKEIFEQHLKILKLTQPANFYSQRLAELSPGFSGADIANICNEAALHAAREGHKSIDTCNFEYAVERLLAGSVKKSNILSKEEQRVVAFHESGHVLVGWLLEHTEAVLKVSIAPRTNASLGFTQILPRNQFLFTKEQLFERMCMALGGRAAEAITFNTVTTGAQDDLRKVTRVAYSMVKQYGMCDSIGQVSFPDTETMGGVGRRPFSQGLQQQMDHEAKLLIARAYRHTEKLLLDNRDKLIQMANALLEREVVNYDDIEALLGPPPYGPKKLILPQSWLEAERDKHDTGEDKPQPPPRKHGEEDGDPQLV; this is translated from the exons ATGTCGGCGTTGTTGCTGCAGCATCGTACTGGACTGTGTAGAAAATACAGTGCGGGTTTATTGTGGACTCTGTCGAGACAAAACTCTCGCGTATCAACAAAACACGCGCTGTTCAGAGGTGATCATGTAAGAAAGATGCTCTGCTCCAAACCAGAGCGGCCACTCACAGGTCCACCACAGGGACTCATGGAG AGTCTCCTCCACAGACCCTTGGGTCCTGGCATGGTGGGAATGAGCAAAGAGTTAATCAGAAACAACCTGCTGAGGAACCCTGTTGGTTTGGTGAATCTATTAG GATCAATAAACTTCTTCAGTACATCTCAATCCAAACAAGAGAAAGATAAAAGTAGTGGACCAAAGGGGAAAATTCCAGAGGAAAATGAAG AGGAGAAGAAACGTCGAGAGCAGGATGACCAGATGTACCGGGAGCGCCTGCGGACCCTCTTCATCATCGCGCTCGTCATGAGCGTGCTGAACTCCATCAATACCAGCGGCGGCAACATCTCCTGGAACGACTTTTTCAACGAGATGCTGGCCAAGGGAGAGGTGTCCCGCATACAGGTCGTTCCTGAGAGTGACATTGTCGAAATCTACCTTCATCCTGGAGCGGTCATCTTCGGAAGGCCT AGGCTGGCGCTCATGTACAGAATGCAGGTTGCCAACATTGACAAATTCGAAGAGAAGCTGAGAGCTGCTGAAGAAGAGCTGCTTATCAACGCTAAGGACCGGATCCAGGTGTCCTACAAACGCACAGGATTTTTTGGGAA TGCGGTCTATGCTCTGGGGATGGCTGCTATTGGCGTGGCTATTCTCTGGTACATCTTCCGACTAGCAGGCCTGGGTGGCAAAGATGGCGGCTTCAGTGCTTTT AACCAGCTGAAGATGGCCAAGTTCACCATTGTGGACAGTAAGTCCGGTAAAGGTGTACGTTTCAAAGATGTGGCGGGCCTACACGAGGCGAAGATAGAAATAAAGGAATTCGTGGACTACCTCAAG AATCCAGAACGGTACCTGAAGCTGGGAGCCAAGGTCCCCAAGGGTTCATTGCTGCTTGGGCCTCCAGGCTGTGGGAAGACGCTGCTGGCTAAGGCTGTGGCCACTGAGGCCCAAGTGCCCTTTCTGGCAATGGCCGGCTCCGAATTTGTGGAGATCATTGGCG GCCTGGGTGCTGCTCGGGTAAGGAGTCTGTTCAAGGAGGCTCGCAGCAGAGCACCCTGCATTGTCTACATCGATGAGATCGACGCTGTGGGGAAGAAGCGCTCCACCAACATGTCGGGGTTCTCCAACACTGAAGAGGAGCAGACCCTCaaccagctgctggtggagatGGATG GAATGGGAACGACGGACCACGTCATCGTCCTCGCTTCCACTAACCGAGCAGATGTCCTGGACAATGCTCTCACGAGACCAGGCAGACTGGACCGGCACATCTTCATAGACTTCCCCACTCTGCTG gagaggaaggagatctTTGAGCAACATCTGAAGATCTTGAAGCTGACCCAACCAGCTAATTTCTACTCTCAGCGTCTGGCTGAGCTCTCTCCGGGCTTCAGTG GTGCAGATATAGCAAACATTTGTAACGAAGCCGCCCTGCACGCTGCCAGGGAAGGGCACAAGTCCATCGACACCTGTAACTTTGAGTATGCAGTCGAGCGACTATTAGCAG ggagtGTGAAGAAGAGTAATATCCTGTCcaaagaggagcagagggtgGTCGCCTTCCATGAGTCCGGACATGTCTTAGTGGGATGGCTTCTGGAGCACACAGAGGCCGTCTTGAAG GTGTCCATTGCCCCGCGCACCAATGCCTCTCTGGGATTCACCCAGATCTTACCTCGTAACCAGTTTCTGTTCACCAAGGAGCAGCTGTTTGAGCGGATGTGCATGGCCCTGGGAGGAAGAGCTGCGGAGGCCATCACCTTTAACACGGTTACAACAG GAGCTCAGGATGACTTGCGTAAGGTGACGCGAGTGGCCTACTCCATGGTGAAGCAGTACGGCATGTGTGACAGCATCGGCCAAGTCTCATTCCCAGACACGGAGACAATGGGTGGCGTCGGACGCCGTCCCTTCAGCCAGGGCCTGCAGCAGCAGATGGACCAC GAGGCCAAGTTGTTGATAGCGCGTGCTTACAGGCACACAGAGAAGCTGCTGCTGGACAACCGAGACAAGCTGATACAG ATGGCCAACGCGCTGTTGGAACGAGAGGTGGTGAACTACGATGACATCGAAGCCTTGCTGGGCCCCCCCCCCTACGGGCCCAAGAAGTTGATCCTCCCACAGAGCTGGTTGGAGGCCGAGAGGGACAAGCATGACACGGGAGAAGACAAGCCTCAACCGCCTCCCCGTAAACACGGAGAAGAGGACGGGGATCCACAGCTGGTGTGA
- the cdh15 gene encoding cadherin-15 isoform X2, with translation MKLLFAEQKTQGQVWSSAEPHHKVEDVLYPWRTQGKGVVRVKRDWIIPPIRVLENSKQVPEDLVQIKSDKIFTGDVIYKLEGPGVDQDPKNLFEIDDITGVIRCKRPLDRERHNSFTLKAFALSPSGERLENPTIIEIVVLDQNDNRPAFTQKQFGGSVSEFSVPGTSVMSVSATDADDPMTENAYLSYSIIGQESIPANAVNKTMFGINNETGAIYTRDVGLDREVVTSFRLKLQIADMGGMGLTGESVAIIHVSDINNHAPQFSPAVYSMAAVENRKDYEIGRVNVTDRDDRGAGNWEARYFISNDPEGNFAISTDPGSNEGVLTVVKPLDYESQNEHILVLTVENVNRLSNKAPNFPVSSATVVVIVMNENEAPLFREDPIKIVVPESVVPGTLLKSNIAFDPDHSDLRYEMSRDPERWLEINRDTGDITAKRTFNMRSPNVRNNVYNAVVKVTDAGGVSTTARVAITLKETNDFPPQLFPLSGTVCRGASHRGSGLVVTAVDEDLPPHAAPFAFDIPGDLSINWTVNQVNNTHAVLQPLVELQAGEYAVTVFVSDSGSPLMSAYAQLNVTVCVCDSFGDCKSEAGAVLGSSVGISFIALIIIMASIALLLLLLLLAVAVTTCGRRHHIKKGSGLLVGESEDDIRDNVFNYDEQGGGEEDENGFSIDLLWNPHDAPSTPGSYYPRGKQPLRRDAPHNLPSPIYPRRPPADPTDIEDYINDGLEAADNDPNVPPYDTALIYDYEGEGSLTGSLSSVASGSSDGDQDYDYLNDWGPRFQKLANMFDPC, from the exons GTGTGGAGCTCCGCAGAACCTCATCACAAAGTAGAGGATGTCCTTTACCCATGGAGGACTCAAGGCAAGGGAGTGGTCAGGGTGAAGAGAGACTGGATCATCCCTCCAATCAGAGTGCTGGAGAATAGCAAGCAGGTTCCTGAAGACCTTGTCCAG ATCAAATCGGACAAAATCTTTACAGGTGATGTGATCTATAAGTTGGAGGGGCCAGGCGTGGACCAGGATCCCAAGAATCTGTTTGAGATTGATGACATAACGGGAGTAATCAGGTGCAAGCGGCCgctggacagagagagacacaacagCTTCACG ctgAAAGCCTTTGCGCTGTCCCCCagtggagagagactagagaacCCTACCATCATAGAGATCGTGGTGCTGGATCAGAACGACAACAGACCCGCCTTCACCCAGAAGCAGTTTGGTGGCTCTGTCTCTGAGTTCTCAGTCCCAG GCACCTCAGTGATGTCAGTGTCAGCCACCGATGCAGACGACCCAATGACAGAAAACGCTTATCTGAGCTACTCCATCATTGGCCAGGAGAGCATTCCTGCCAACGCTGTTAACAAGACTATGTTTGGTATCAACAACGAGACGGGAGCCATCTACACGAGAGATGTGGGCCTGGACCGAGAG GTGGTGACAAGTTTCAGATTAAAACTGCAGATTGCTGATATGGGGGGCATGGGACTAACAGGTGAAAGTGTGGCAATCATACACGTTTCTGATATCAACAACCACGCCCCGCAGTTCAGCCCTGCCGTG TACAGCATGGCAGCGGTAGAGAACAGGAAGGACTATGAGATTGGCCGAGTGAATGTGACAGACAGAGATGATCGTGGAGCAGGCAACTGGGAGGCCAGGTACTTCATTTCCAACGACCCTGAGGGCAACTTTGCCATCAGTACGGATCCTGGCAGCAACGAGGGCGTTCTGACGGTGGTGAAG CCTCTGGATTATGAATCACAGAATGAGCACATCCTGGTTCTGACGGTGGAAAATGTCAATCGCCTGAGCAACAAGGCTCCCAACTTCCCAGTAAGCAGTGCCACAGTGGTGGTGATCGTCATGAACGAGAACGAAGCTCCTCTTTTCAGGGAGGACCCCATAAAGATTGTGGTCCCTGAGTCCGTGGTTCCTGGGACGTTACTGAAAAGCAATATCGCCTTTGACCCTGATCATTCTGACCTGAG GTATGAGATGAGCAGAGATCCCGAGAGGTGGCTGGAGATCAACAGAGACACGGGAGACATTACTGCCAAGAGAACCTTCAACATGCGATCTCCGAATGTTAGAAACAATGTCTACAATGCTGTTGTCAAGGTCACAG ACGCCGGCGGTGTGTCGACCACCGCCAGAGTGGCCATCACTCTGAAGGAGACCAACGACTTCCCCCCCCAGCTCTTCCCTCTGAGCGGCACTGTGTGCCGGGGGGCAAGCCACAGGGGTTCTGGTCTGGTTGTGACGGCTGTGGATGAAGACCTCCCTCCGCACGCTGCACCCTTCGCCTTCGACATACCTGGGGATCTGTCAATCAACTGGACCGTTAATCAAGTCAACA ATACTCACGCGGTGCTCCAGCCCCTCGTAGAGCTGCAGGCGGGGGAGTATGCGGTTACAGTGTTCGTGTCCGACTCCGGCAGCCCACTCATGAGCGCTTATGCTCAGCTCAACGtcacggtgtgtgtctgtgactcttTTGGAGATTGTAAGTCTGAGGCGGGGGCCGTCCTCGGCTCCAGTGTGGGAATCAGCTTCATcgctctcatcatcatcatggccAGCATTGCACTCCTACTGT TGCTGCTCCTCCTGGCTGTGGCGGTGACCACCTGTGGGAGACGCCACCATATCAAGAAAGGATCAGGTCTGCTCGTCGGGGAATCAGAAGATGACATCCGGGACAATGTCTTCAACTATGATGAGCAAGGCGGGGGTGAGGAGGACGAG AATGGCTTTAGCATTGACCTGCTGTGGAATCCCCATGACGCACCTTCAACGCCGGGGTCCTACTACCCTCGAGGCAAGCAGCCCCTCAGGAGGGATGCCCCGCATAACCTGCCCTCACCCATCTACCCACGGAGGCCCCCAGCGGATCCCACTGACATCGAAGACTACATCAATGAT GGCCTGGAGGCTGCCGACAACGACCCCAACGTGCCTCCATACGACACAGCCCTGATCTATGACTACGAGGGAGAGGGCTCCCTGACAGGCAGCCTCAGCTCCGTTGCTTCAGGCAGCTCCGACGGAGACCAGGACTACGACTACCTCAACGACTGGGGACCACGCTTTCAGAAATTGGCTAACATGTTTGACCCATGTTAA
- the cdh15 gene encoding cadherin-15 isoform X1 — translation MAGRMLMVCVLVTLLCQVWSSAEPHHKVEDVLYPWRTQGKGVVRVKRDWIIPPIRVLENSKQVPEDLVQIKSDKIFTGDVIYKLEGPGVDQDPKNLFEIDDITGVIRCKRPLDRERHNSFTLKAFALSPSGERLENPTIIEIVVLDQNDNRPAFTQKQFGGSVSEFSVPGTSVMSVSATDADDPMTENAYLSYSIIGQESIPANAVNKTMFGINNETGAIYTRDVGLDREVVTSFRLKLQIADMGGMGLTGESVAIIHVSDINNHAPQFSPAVYSMAAVENRKDYEIGRVNVTDRDDRGAGNWEARYFISNDPEGNFAISTDPGSNEGVLTVVKPLDYESQNEHILVLTVENVNRLSNKAPNFPVSSATVVVIVMNENEAPLFREDPIKIVVPESVVPGTLLKSNIAFDPDHSDLRYEMSRDPERWLEINRDTGDITAKRTFNMRSPNVRNNVYNAVVKVTDAGGVSTTARVAITLKETNDFPPQLFPLSGTVCRGASHRGSGLVVTAVDEDLPPHAAPFAFDIPGDLSINWTVNQVNNTHAVLQPLVELQAGEYAVTVFVSDSGSPLMSAYAQLNVTVCVCDSFGDCKSEAGAVLGSSVGISFIALIIIMASIALLLLLLLLAVAVTTCGRRHHIKKGSGLLVGESEDDIRDNVFNYDEQGGGEEDENGFSIDLLWNPHDAPSTPGSYYPRGKQPLRRDAPHNLPSPIYPRRPPADPTDIEDYINDGLEAADNDPNVPPYDTALIYDYEGEGSLTGSLSSVASGSSDGDQDYDYLNDWGPRFQKLANMFDPC, via the exons ATGGCGGGACGGatgttgatggtgtgtgtgctgGTTACTCTGCTTTGTCAG GTGTGGAGCTCCGCAGAACCTCATCACAAAGTAGAGGATGTCCTTTACCCATGGAGGACTCAAGGCAAGGGAGTGGTCAGGGTGAAGAGAGACTGGATCATCCCTCCAATCAGAGTGCTGGAGAATAGCAAGCAGGTTCCTGAAGACCTTGTCCAG ATCAAATCGGACAAAATCTTTACAGGTGATGTGATCTATAAGTTGGAGGGGCCAGGCGTGGACCAGGATCCCAAGAATCTGTTTGAGATTGATGACATAACGGGAGTAATCAGGTGCAAGCGGCCgctggacagagagagacacaacagCTTCACG ctgAAAGCCTTTGCGCTGTCCCCCagtggagagagactagagaacCCTACCATCATAGAGATCGTGGTGCTGGATCAGAACGACAACAGACCCGCCTTCACCCAGAAGCAGTTTGGTGGCTCTGTCTCTGAGTTCTCAGTCCCAG GCACCTCAGTGATGTCAGTGTCAGCCACCGATGCAGACGACCCAATGACAGAAAACGCTTATCTGAGCTACTCCATCATTGGCCAGGAGAGCATTCCTGCCAACGCTGTTAACAAGACTATGTTTGGTATCAACAACGAGACGGGAGCCATCTACACGAGAGATGTGGGCCTGGACCGAGAG GTGGTGACAAGTTTCAGATTAAAACTGCAGATTGCTGATATGGGGGGCATGGGACTAACAGGTGAAAGTGTGGCAATCATACACGTTTCTGATATCAACAACCACGCCCCGCAGTTCAGCCCTGCCGTG TACAGCATGGCAGCGGTAGAGAACAGGAAGGACTATGAGATTGGCCGAGTGAATGTGACAGACAGAGATGATCGTGGAGCAGGCAACTGGGAGGCCAGGTACTTCATTTCCAACGACCCTGAGGGCAACTTTGCCATCAGTACGGATCCTGGCAGCAACGAGGGCGTTCTGACGGTGGTGAAG CCTCTGGATTATGAATCACAGAATGAGCACATCCTGGTTCTGACGGTGGAAAATGTCAATCGCCTGAGCAACAAGGCTCCCAACTTCCCAGTAAGCAGTGCCACAGTGGTGGTGATCGTCATGAACGAGAACGAAGCTCCTCTTTTCAGGGAGGACCCCATAAAGATTGTGGTCCCTGAGTCCGTGGTTCCTGGGACGTTACTGAAAAGCAATATCGCCTTTGACCCTGATCATTCTGACCTGAG GTATGAGATGAGCAGAGATCCCGAGAGGTGGCTGGAGATCAACAGAGACACGGGAGACATTACTGCCAAGAGAACCTTCAACATGCGATCTCCGAATGTTAGAAACAATGTCTACAATGCTGTTGTCAAGGTCACAG ACGCCGGCGGTGTGTCGACCACCGCCAGAGTGGCCATCACTCTGAAGGAGACCAACGACTTCCCCCCCCAGCTCTTCCCTCTGAGCGGCACTGTGTGCCGGGGGGCAAGCCACAGGGGTTCTGGTCTGGTTGTGACGGCTGTGGATGAAGACCTCCCTCCGCACGCTGCACCCTTCGCCTTCGACATACCTGGGGATCTGTCAATCAACTGGACCGTTAATCAAGTCAACA ATACTCACGCGGTGCTCCAGCCCCTCGTAGAGCTGCAGGCGGGGGAGTATGCGGTTACAGTGTTCGTGTCCGACTCCGGCAGCCCACTCATGAGCGCTTATGCTCAGCTCAACGtcacggtgtgtgtctgtgactcttTTGGAGATTGTAAGTCTGAGGCGGGGGCCGTCCTCGGCTCCAGTGTGGGAATCAGCTTCATcgctctcatcatcatcatggccAGCATTGCACTCCTACTGT TGCTGCTCCTCCTGGCTGTGGCGGTGACCACCTGTGGGAGACGCCACCATATCAAGAAAGGATCAGGTCTGCTCGTCGGGGAATCAGAAGATGACATCCGGGACAATGTCTTCAACTATGATGAGCAAGGCGGGGGTGAGGAGGACGAG AATGGCTTTAGCATTGACCTGCTGTGGAATCCCCATGACGCACCTTCAACGCCGGGGTCCTACTACCCTCGAGGCAAGCAGCCCCTCAGGAGGGATGCCCCGCATAACCTGCCCTCACCCATCTACCCACGGAGGCCCCCAGCGGATCCCACTGACATCGAAGACTACATCAATGAT GGCCTGGAGGCTGCCGACAACGACCCCAACGTGCCTCCATACGACACAGCCCTGATCTATGACTACGAGGGAGAGGGCTCCCTGACAGGCAGCCTCAGCTCCGTTGCTTCAGGCAGCTCCGACGGAGACCAGGACTACGACTACCTCAACGACTGGGGACCACGCTTTCAGAAATTGGCTAACATGTTTGACCCATGTTAA
- the cdh15 gene encoding cadherin-15 isoform X3: MTGSPPYVWSSAEPHHKVEDVLYPWRTQGKGVVRVKRDWIIPPIRVLENSKQVPEDLVQIKSDKIFTGDVIYKLEGPGVDQDPKNLFEIDDITGVIRCKRPLDRERHNSFTLKAFALSPSGERLENPTIIEIVVLDQNDNRPAFTQKQFGGSVSEFSVPGTSVMSVSATDADDPMTENAYLSYSIIGQESIPANAVNKTMFGINNETGAIYTRDVGLDREVVTSFRLKLQIADMGGMGLTGESVAIIHVSDINNHAPQFSPAVYSMAAVENRKDYEIGRVNVTDRDDRGAGNWEARYFISNDPEGNFAISTDPGSNEGVLTVVKPLDYESQNEHILVLTVENVNRLSNKAPNFPVSSATVVVIVMNENEAPLFREDPIKIVVPESVVPGTLLKSNIAFDPDHSDLRYEMSRDPERWLEINRDTGDITAKRTFNMRSPNVRNNVYNAVVKVTDAGGVSTTARVAITLKETNDFPPQLFPLSGTVCRGASHRGSGLVVTAVDEDLPPHAAPFAFDIPGDLSINWTVNQVNNTHAVLQPLVELQAGEYAVTVFVSDSGSPLMSAYAQLNVTVCVCDSFGDCKSEAGAVLGSSVGISFIALIIIMASIALLLLLLLLAVAVTTCGRRHHIKKGSGLLVGESEDDIRDNVFNYDEQGGGEEDENGFSIDLLWNPHDAPSTPGSYYPRGKQPLRRDAPHNLPSPIYPRRPPADPTDIEDYINDGLEAADNDPNVPPYDTALIYDYEGEGSLTGSLSSVASGSSDGDQDYDYLNDWGPRFQKLANMFDPC, encoded by the exons GTGTGGAGCTCCGCAGAACCTCATCACAAAGTAGAGGATGTCCTTTACCCATGGAGGACTCAAGGCAAGGGAGTGGTCAGGGTGAAGAGAGACTGGATCATCCCTCCAATCAGAGTGCTGGAGAATAGCAAGCAGGTTCCTGAAGACCTTGTCCAG ATCAAATCGGACAAAATCTTTACAGGTGATGTGATCTATAAGTTGGAGGGGCCAGGCGTGGACCAGGATCCCAAGAATCTGTTTGAGATTGATGACATAACGGGAGTAATCAGGTGCAAGCGGCCgctggacagagagagacacaacagCTTCACG ctgAAAGCCTTTGCGCTGTCCCCCagtggagagagactagagaacCCTACCATCATAGAGATCGTGGTGCTGGATCAGAACGACAACAGACCCGCCTTCACCCAGAAGCAGTTTGGTGGCTCTGTCTCTGAGTTCTCAGTCCCAG GCACCTCAGTGATGTCAGTGTCAGCCACCGATGCAGACGACCCAATGACAGAAAACGCTTATCTGAGCTACTCCATCATTGGCCAGGAGAGCATTCCTGCCAACGCTGTTAACAAGACTATGTTTGGTATCAACAACGAGACGGGAGCCATCTACACGAGAGATGTGGGCCTGGACCGAGAG GTGGTGACAAGTTTCAGATTAAAACTGCAGATTGCTGATATGGGGGGCATGGGACTAACAGGTGAAAGTGTGGCAATCATACACGTTTCTGATATCAACAACCACGCCCCGCAGTTCAGCCCTGCCGTG TACAGCATGGCAGCGGTAGAGAACAGGAAGGACTATGAGATTGGCCGAGTGAATGTGACAGACAGAGATGATCGTGGAGCAGGCAACTGGGAGGCCAGGTACTTCATTTCCAACGACCCTGAGGGCAACTTTGCCATCAGTACGGATCCTGGCAGCAACGAGGGCGTTCTGACGGTGGTGAAG CCTCTGGATTATGAATCACAGAATGAGCACATCCTGGTTCTGACGGTGGAAAATGTCAATCGCCTGAGCAACAAGGCTCCCAACTTCCCAGTAAGCAGTGCCACAGTGGTGGTGATCGTCATGAACGAGAACGAAGCTCCTCTTTTCAGGGAGGACCCCATAAAGATTGTGGTCCCTGAGTCCGTGGTTCCTGGGACGTTACTGAAAAGCAATATCGCCTTTGACCCTGATCATTCTGACCTGAG GTATGAGATGAGCAGAGATCCCGAGAGGTGGCTGGAGATCAACAGAGACACGGGAGACATTACTGCCAAGAGAACCTTCAACATGCGATCTCCGAATGTTAGAAACAATGTCTACAATGCTGTTGTCAAGGTCACAG ACGCCGGCGGTGTGTCGACCACCGCCAGAGTGGCCATCACTCTGAAGGAGACCAACGACTTCCCCCCCCAGCTCTTCCCTCTGAGCGGCACTGTGTGCCGGGGGGCAAGCCACAGGGGTTCTGGTCTGGTTGTGACGGCTGTGGATGAAGACCTCCCTCCGCACGCTGCACCCTTCGCCTTCGACATACCTGGGGATCTGTCAATCAACTGGACCGTTAATCAAGTCAACA ATACTCACGCGGTGCTCCAGCCCCTCGTAGAGCTGCAGGCGGGGGAGTATGCGGTTACAGTGTTCGTGTCCGACTCCGGCAGCCCACTCATGAGCGCTTATGCTCAGCTCAACGtcacggtgtgtgtctgtgactcttTTGGAGATTGTAAGTCTGAGGCGGGGGCCGTCCTCGGCTCCAGTGTGGGAATCAGCTTCATcgctctcatcatcatcatggccAGCATTGCACTCCTACTGT TGCTGCTCCTCCTGGCTGTGGCGGTGACCACCTGTGGGAGACGCCACCATATCAAGAAAGGATCAGGTCTGCTCGTCGGGGAATCAGAAGATGACATCCGGGACAATGTCTTCAACTATGATGAGCAAGGCGGGGGTGAGGAGGACGAG AATGGCTTTAGCATTGACCTGCTGTGGAATCCCCATGACGCACCTTCAACGCCGGGGTCCTACTACCCTCGAGGCAAGCAGCCCCTCAGGAGGGATGCCCCGCATAACCTGCCCTCACCCATCTACCCACGGAGGCCCCCAGCGGATCCCACTGACATCGAAGACTACATCAATGAT GGCCTGGAGGCTGCCGACAACGACCCCAACGTGCCTCCATACGACACAGCCCTGATCTATGACTACGAGGGAGAGGGCTCCCTGACAGGCAGCCTCAGCTCCGTTGCTTCAGGCAGCTCCGACGGAGACCAGGACTACGACTACCTCAACGACTGGGGACCACGCTTTCAGAAATTGGCTAACATGTTTGACCCATGTTAA